The region GTATAATTAAAAGTGAAGGACGAAAAGCGAAAAGCATTTAAAAagcaagtggtccccaacatttgatatggacatcatcttcttcaacgaacacaaactaaaaatcagaaaacaaactaGATTCAGCACCATTAAAACACATATTAAtaactcatgaactcagatcCACAATCAAGATTCCAACTCAAAAATCAAACACCGAAAtcgaaactctgcctactggtcAGCATGAACGATAATATGAAACAATCAACTGAACCTTGCATAAAACTATCTTCAACGCAATCAAACAGAAAACAAACTCGCTAACTCAGAGAATTTAACTACTAGACTGAAAATTGCGATTCAACACTAGTGATAACCGAAAACGCTAGATCTACACTTACTAGGCAGGGAAAAGAAATCGGCGAAGTAAATTGAACAGAAAACAGCTTCATAGCATCAAACATGTTCGGATCTTCAAACGAAGTACTTCTAAGTGGCGGAATTCAAAAGCAACAAAGCATCCAGTGTAAAGAAAAGAACAAGCaatttaaactacgaaagcgaaataaagattgtttctgccactccgggcgatggaacttctaactacgatcttgctgactgAGATAAGAACGTATGGAACTCCAGGAActtctggaactcaggtgatCATTGGTTGCGGCTAGAGATGAGACTacggactgggctgaaggactgaagtaccgagagaattctacctaagagtgatgatgatgaatgagtgCCCCTCctccctttttctctctccaagtggcttccttttatatggaggcttacccttgattttagggtaaaacctcgtggtgagatgacttctttgcccttaattgtggttgatcagtcctagctatccttcttctccatctcgagccatttttgcatgcatactggtcagtatgtaatcgttctgacgcccttttcacctgaagtatctgaagctttgcctactggttagaacactcaacctgcacactttgagcacctgttttgcagatataatcaattatggacatcatactgaccagtaaccaaggcttagaatacgacttatcatttATTCAAGTTGATCTATGTGTATTTTTAATACATGAATCGTTGGTGTTGTTACAGCCTATCCCATCGGAATTCGATGCGGTGCATGGATATGGACTACCATTTCAATGTAGGTTAGTAATGCCGATCGGTATTGAATGGACCATCAGCCTTCTTTGGGTTGCGAACGGGACTCGTTTTCACATGGGTTGGCCAGAGTTCGTTCGGGATAATCTTTTCAAACATGAGGTCTTCCTGACCGTTACTTTAGTTGATGTTGGAATTTTCAACGTGAAGAGATACGACTTCCGCACTGGCTTACCACCCCGCTGGGACGGCGAAGGTAATCCACAGCTTAGATTGTCTCCATCGTTTCATAATTACGTGACACAATATTCGTGTGCTTGTAATTTGACAGATATAGCGAACGGCGACACCGACGACAGCCCGACTGCACCAGACGTTGATAGCTCTGATGATTATCAACCATCGGAGACTGAAACGGATTCCTTCGACAATAGTGAGTATGAGGATGATCAGGGTGCGTTGGACGTGGATGGTTGTCCCACATTTGTTGTTACCATCACAACATCCCATTTGGATTGCACACTCGAAATACCTTTCGGTTGTTGAAATCGTTTTATTCGAATTGGTTCCCTTCAAGCTCCAGTGTACTTCGTCACTGGGGATACTACTTGGAGGATTACTCTAGGCTATAGCAACTCTAAGATATAGGTGGGGCTAATTCTTTTTGTATTCTAGGACATTTTAGGCATTCCATCTTAATACtgcattttttttagtttcctTGTTTGTGAGAAACGCATGATCGTCTTGCCTCTTTGGTTAATGAAACGCATCAGTTTTATGCATTTTAACGGAAGACGCATGAAAGACATGcatcttttaatttttataattttttattgaaagacgcatgaccctcatgcgtctc is a window of Salvia splendens isolate huo1 chromosome 3, SspV2, whole genome shotgun sequence DNA encoding:
- the LOC121796880 gene encoding B3 domain-containing protein REM20-like; this translates as MPIGIEWTISLLWVANGTRFHMGWPEFVRDNLFKHEVFLTVTLVDVGIFNVKRYDFRTGLPPRWDGEDIANGDTDDSPTAPDVDSSDDYQPSETETDSFDNSEYEDDQGLYGNF